One Triticum dicoccoides isolate Atlit2015 ecotype Zavitan chromosome 3B, WEW_v2.0, whole genome shotgun sequence genomic window, aaccacttctccttggggatatcgacataagtagcaaaagattcacagaaagaagctactatctcataatcaagtccatatttagtgctaaacttacggaaaatatcggtatccatcaaagatttaacacaatcaaacttaggtgtcatacctgactccttaccttcgtcgaggtcccaatcttcagagttgcgtttaattctatccaataaattccatccaaattcaatagacttcatcataaaagagccaacacaagaagtatcgagcatggtgcgattattatcagaaagccgagcataaaaattctggagaattgtcaattttgagaactcatgattggggtatgaatataacattgatttaagcctcccccaagcttgagcgatgctttctcctttgcgaggccaaaaattatatatataattgcgatcacgatgaacaagatgcatagggtaatacttttgatgaaattccaatttcaatctttataGTTCcacgatctcgtatcatcacatagcctataccatgtcaatgtgtctccctccaaagataaagggaaatccttcctcttaacggcatcatcgggtatacctgcaagcttaaatagtccacaaatatcatccacaaagcgtagatgttcgtcaggatgctttgttccatctcctgcgaaagtgttagctagtagtttttccatcatacccaaaggaatctgaaaagcagtttcattttcaatagattcagtaggttcagtaggttgaggagcaactcttggctcaactggacggggtgaagataccccaaacaagcccctcaagcaattactttccatggtaacaagtaacagaaaatttcagcacactaaataaatttttccttaccaaattccacctaccaaaggcgcttcactccccggcaacggcgccagaaaagagtcttgataacccacaagtatatgggatctatcgtagtcctttcgataagtaagagtgtcgaacccaacgaggagcagaaggaaatgataagcggttttcagcaaggtattttctgcaagtactgaaataagtggtaacagatagttttgtgataagataaatggtaatgagcaacaagtaacaaaaataaataaagttcagcaaggtggcccaatcctttttgtagcaaaggacaagcctagacaaactcttataataggaaaagcgctcccgaggacacatgggaataccgtcaagctagttttcatcacgctcatatgattcgcgttcggtactttgataatttgatatgtgggtggaccggtgcttgggtactgcccttacttggacaagcatcccacttatgattaacctctattgcaagcatccgcaactacaacaaaagtattaaggtaaacctaaccatagcatgaaacatatggatccaaatcagccccttacgaagcaacgcataaactagggtttaagcttctgtcactctaccaacccatcatctacttattacttcccaatgccttcctctaggcccaaataatggtgaagtgttatgtagtcgacgttcacataacaccactagaggttagacaacatacatcttatcaaaatatcgaacgagtaccaaattcacatgactactaatagcaagacttctcccttgtcctcaggaacaaacgtaactactcacaaagcatattcatgttcataatcagaggggtaatattgtgcataaaggatctgaacatatgatcttccaccaaataaaccaactagcatcaactacaaggagtaatcaacactactagcaacctactagcaccaatcccggacttagagacaagaattggatacaagagatgaactagggtttggagatgagatgatgctggtgaagatgttgatggagattgccctctcccgatgagaggagcattggtgatgacgatggtgatgattttcccctcccggagggaagtgtccccggcagaacagctctgccggagccctagattggttccgccaaggttccgcctcgtggcggcgaagtctcgtcccgaaaggttctcttctattttttctcatcgaaagacttcatatgggagaagatgggcgtcggagagccaccagggggcccacgaggtagggggcgtgccccccaccctcgtgagcagggtgtgggccccctagccttcatctttggcgatgatttttctttatttattctaaggtattccgtggagtttcaggacttttggagttgcgcagaatagtccttcaatatttgctccttttccagcccagaattccagctgccggcattctccctctttatgtaaaccttgtaaaataagagagaatagccataagtattgtgacataacgtgaaataacagcccataatgcaataaatatcgacataaaagcataatgcaaaatggacgtatcataatactaaggaaactaatttccaagtgatgctcatctcaaaatcctacacctacccaatcctttcgagtgaagccattggaaatctcatatcagttcagtcaatttctaaaGTGACAGAgaagaagatcttctggtctctgaggaaattgttctgactaaggagttaggaattcgccagtgcgaattgcctacacagtgaggaacatgatagccctgaggaattcgaacctcaaatctgaccgttgttgtgctacgcgccgactgtgcaaaatatcctaccacctaacggtcatatccttAAAgttcatttatgtcttatcatgtcgggctgctccctaggctataaatagccgccccctacaatcactagttggttggctgctccgagagaaactgacacctgtCAATTGAGAGTAtctcatcctccgaggactttgaccgaaaatcatcaagtgaggaaaacccaaatcccaaacccaaacctacaagcttaaagtgattaagcatcactgaagagattgttcttgtgtggaaccgacgcttgttacctttgaggactgtgtatcctccagacggttaggcgtcatggtctgagcatccaagaggaattgtggattgccgagtgaccgagtctgtgaaggtttggaagtcacctgtgaagacttaccacgagtgttgggcgaggtctgtgtgatcttagctcaagaagaatacggtgaggattgtctGTCCTCGAGTTGAAATACTCAACCGCTCTAACCAAACGTACAAATGTCACAGcagctggaactggtctaccaaatctttgtcttcaccaagcctaccggTTCTATTTTcttaaccctttcatttcctcattcatatgttgatgaacctgatcattacagtttgaagactttgactaaagactttttcTATtttctcaatcctatttcttcagtcacattgtcttcagcctgcttatgcttatacctgagtacttattccgctgctagttgttcgtgacttaggaatttcctcaccctgaaattcctcagtgacgaatttgtaaaaatcgcctattcacccccctctagtcgacgtaacgcactttcacATGTCGAGTTTGATTGTGCATAAACCTTCTTTTCCTTATCTCTTTTTTTTGTATGGAAGCACTCGTAGGCCACTAAGACATCATTTGTAATGATTCTCCCGGGGACAAAAGCACTCTGGGTCGGACTAATAATTTCTGGAAGAAATGCCTTCAGACGAGTTGCCACCATCTTTGCGATGACTTTGTACACCACATTACACAAACTGATAGGCCTAATCTGAAACCTTTTCCAGAGAATTTACCTTGGGAATCATCACAATCATAGTGTCATTCCAACCCGAGGGGATAGTACAGGTATTTACCGCTCGTAAGACCTCCTCGACGAAATCATCACCCAACTTGTGCCAAAATCTTTTGTAAAGAATAGCATGGAGGCCATCCGGACCAAGTGTCTTTAAATCGCCAAtctaaaaaagagccttacgtacatCTTCAGCATTATAGGGGGTAGAagcgcattctctctctctctctctctctctctctctctctctcaccccatTTCAACGGGTGGGGCCTAGATTTACATCAAACTCAACCCGGCAATTTAACCCATGGGTACGCACGCCCATGGGCACCTGACCTGAATGGGTATGGTATGGGTCTTCATGTACGCCCATGGGTGAGACCCATGGATAACCCGATTAgttatgggtagggtatgggcataGGTCTACACCCATGGGTTACCCGATGGGCTGCCCGATTAGCATGAAATGTGGGTCACATATGTAAGGTGATCTAgtttatatgtactccctccgtccggaaatacttgtcattggaatgaatgtatctagatgtattttaattctagatacatccattttcatccatttatgcgacaagtatttctggacgaagggagtacatgttTAATCAGTATGCATATGTACGTACAAGCCACATAGCAAAGGAATGACAGAAAGCAAAAAAGTATTTGCAAGCCAATTCTTTTCCGCCTCTTTATTGATTCAAAACAATGTTCTAGGTACACGGTTTGGGTCATGTGGTTTTCCCAACCAAACATGTCTCCCGGGACCTAAGTAACAAGCAAACTTGACGAAATTGTGTGTCTCAAAATTAAAGTTTCTACGCTCATGAACAAAAGAGCAGGCAGTAAAACTATTGCTACGTTCTATGATACACCGGTCACATGCATGTGCCCGCTTGCTTTACACCGGTCACAGACGCCTTCTTTGTAGAGGTGGAGGAGTGGGCAGGGGAGCGTAGATAGCCATAGGAGAGTTAGGTGGAGGGTGGAGTTAGTGTTCAGCGTATGTAACCTGTAACACTAACGTGGACGGGTTCTTTACCCCGATCCCTTCTTTATAATATagtacgcacactcgtgcgtattcgagaaaaaaaacaTGCATGTGCAAAAGAGAAGCACTTGGCCCATAGCACAAAAACGAAAAGAGCGAAGAGAATTGGCAGCCCAATGTTACAGCCATATATGGGGCCACATGCACGTTCAAATAGAAGCACTCGGCCCGTCTTTGATGCCTCTGGCTGGATCCTGCAGTTCTGCAACGATGTTGTGGTACGAGTAGtttaggccaactccagcgcacaATCCCAAAGGGACGTTCGTTTTGCCCGGATTCTATCCGTTTGGGTagagcaatggggtcgtgtccgggtctTTTTTGGGATGCAGTGGACGTGCGCCCAACGCGCGAATGCATCCTTTGGTCCCATCATGTTCACCTTCATTTTCAAACGCCAACTTTCGAAATACCACGTCCTAGTTTAGGCTAGAGGCCCTAGTTCACGCCGGCAATAGAGCTAGCGGCCTACACGTCGTCGCCGACAACAcagccagcggcctacacgtcctcgccggcaacacaacCAATGGCCTGCAACAGAGCCAGCCTACAAAATGAATAGTTTTGTCGCCGGCAACACaaccagcctccaaaatgaatgtgTTTCTCCCCGGCACACAGCTAGCGACcagcacccatgccagcctccaaaaaagaACGACCACGGCTGATcagacgacctagttcaggccgtcGACGTCGAACATCTCATTCTGCCTGGCCTCAAACCAGCTCCTCGTCTTCTCGCTCATCTTggtcaagtccacgctcatgatcgcaagggccacctcctttgctttggttgcggcattggtggcctcgatgtcgatcTGCCTCTGCCTGGCCATGACATTGCGGCCTCGATGTCGAACTGCCTTTGCCGGGACacctcctccatgtcgatcttcctcttctaggctgcctcctccatctcaagattcttcctttgaagctctaggtattgcttcattggCTCATCCTTGCTTTGTCGCTttttctcgtccctcacatccttttgagacatcatgccgtgcaaagtctcatgcaaggccatggatgacatatcacgtatgtcgtccaccttggagttggtcttgcccctcggcctcttcaacgcctcacCATCTCCACCTCCGGCAAACGCGActgccttcttgcctctcttcctttgaagTTCACGGTATTGATCTTTGAACTTTGGGCAATTGTTGATGagcgtccaacaatgcgtaagattGAATGGTTTGTCATTGTGTCGGGCCTTGAAtgcttccaaagattgaaatgcctacaccacatgatcaacaacaaaTGAACATGCTAACATATACAAGGCCGAAGTCTCATGGCCGTAGCAACGAAAGAACTAGGATGAGGAGAGCATACCAAGTCCCCAATGCCGAGACCACTCACGGGTCGTGCTTCAATGCTCTCAAGTGCGAcacaatacttgttgcactcttgttggatgaataACCACCTCTTTTGAATCGAGGCGATGCCACAGTTGCTCAtaatttggtagggctcaaacatctttcTTTCATGaaatgttttgtggactctcgtccaaaacACAAGACCCTTTTGTTGCACGCTAGTCCTCGGAtattggctaatctccatccaacattGGCGAATCAACTTGTCCTCGTCTTGTGAATATGAACCCGTGCGAGTGCTCTTATTCCTCTgttgtgcttccgctctttgggtgagctcgtcgatgaacaatggctcgccCGAAATATCAATATCAATGCCATcgtcttcatcaccatcaccttcgcaATAGATGTCATtgtcttcatgccacgagtcaccatggtcaTAGTCTGCATGGTCGTGGGCCTCTTCATCCGCAACGTACTGGGCGcagccatcctgactttgggtctcggCGCGATCGTAGGCAACGCCATGCCCACCCTCGTAGATCACATGTTCCATGGACTGGTTGTAGAAGGGGGTCATCGACCATtggtgttggtgttgccatttcgtTGAACAAGACGCGGGGCGACGGCATGGTGCCCGTAAACGGTGGtcgtgcttgctttctttgcattTCGACGGTCGGTCGGCCGCCACTGCTGCACCCTGGcacgacgttgacatcgatgacggCCGAGGGGGGCGGGGTGGACGGCGCGATCACGCCAACGTCCGGCGAGCCCGAAAAACGGGTCTGGCCATCGTGCCTTGGCGGGGGAAAGCGCGGGTGACATAGGCGTGGTCCGCGACGTCGGCGACGACCAGTGCTGAGGCCTggcgaccgacgagcctgtgctcgccgggCTGACGGCCGCACTAGAGAAACCCGCCGGACGGCATAGGACAAGCATTAGGAGGGTGTGCGCTTTGTTGACGATGGCCTCCTTCTCGTCGACCTCAGCCTTGCACCGcgcggcctccaccgcatcgcgctCGGCGGCGAACTTGGCCGTGGCGGTCTTGCTCTTGACGGCCGCCCTCCGgttcctcctcttcgccgattctgCGTCCATCTTGGCAAGCTCCTCCGGCGTGCAttccgaccgcggcttccttggacccttggtcgccttcttcttcacctttggcGGGTGAGTTGACGGCCAGGCCGTCGGAATtcggcggggcgtcggccatgAACGGGGGAGGGTGGGGGCGGGACGTGAAAGGGTTTGGGGGGAAATGGCGCCAAATGGGGCGCGGGGGATTTTGCtttgtgccaccgacgggcgggccaggagAGAACACACGCGTGCGTCCCGTCCGTCCGCGAGCTGTCCGTTTCACtccaaaagcggcgcaaacttggaccggggatgggtcgaaagcggacagaaaacggacaaaagtccgtttgcgcccgcgcgctgggccgtctggTTTGTCCGTTTTGCACCGAACGGACGCACCTGGACAGGATGAGGTTgcgcgctggagttggccttagtACCACCTCGGCTGGGGAAGGAGGAATAGAAGGGATGGCTGCCTATAAAAGAGAACCACAACGCAGTAATGCTCACTACTCTCTTGTCGCTCTGTTTTGGCAGGGAAGACAGTGAATTCTTTTCCCCACGTTATCACTCGAACCGAAAAAAAAGAATGTTTGTCACTTACCCGATGGGTGCCCGATCGGGTCGGGTTATCCGGCGGGTTTGGGTATGGGCCATCTTAAGACCCGTGGGTGGGGCGGTGGGTTGGTGGTTGACCCGATAGTATAAACCGGCATGGGTTTGATTGGGGTCAACCCGGCCAAACCCGACCCGACTGCCAGGTTGACATCAAACTATATCGCAGACTTGCTAAAAAGGACAAGTATGGCATGTTGAAAATCGGACGTTGTAGCACGCGAGATAGCAACGTCCTACAATATGTAGGTAAATAAGTTTGATTTAGAACAAACCTAGATTTTTATTATTTCAGAACGCAAAGAGTACTATATGCTCGATACTCACTGATTATTTAACATGCATTTATTTGGTATGGGTGATTGGAAGCAGACAGAGACGTGTCATTGTCCCTTCCTCTTAAGCTAAATGTTTCTTTTTTAAGATCCGCTAAATGTATTTAAGGGACGTGTCATTGTCACTTCCTCTTATTTATTGTCTATAATACAGCAAGATGATGTTTTAAGGCATCCTGTTTCTTGTCTTACTCACTGACATGCGGCTCCAATTTTAGTTTTCAAATCATAGCGCCAGCTGGGCCCTAGATTCATCGCCCTCGACGGTCAGTGTGGCTACACTACACTCCAACTCACCAAGCACCCAAATCTCATACCCACATTCGCCCACAGGCCAAGGAAACCATGGCGACCATGGCCGCTGCAGTGTGCCACTCCCCAGCTCGCCTGTCCATCTCCTGCTCCTACTCTTCCTCCCACTCCGCGCCTGCGTGCCCGCTGCGCGTGGCCGTGGTGGGCGGCGGCCCGGCCGGCGCGTCGGCGGCCGAGGCGCTGGCTTCCGCAGGCGCCCACGCGTTCCTCCTGGAGCGCAGTCCCGCGGGGGCCAAGCCCTGCGGCGGCGCCATCCCGCTCTGCATGCTCGACGAGTTTGCCATCCCGCTGGGGCTCGTCGACCGCCGCGTCACCCGCATGCGCGTCCTCTCCCCCtccaacctcgccgccgacttcgGGCGGTCGCTCCCTCCCGGCGCCCATATCCCCATGCTCCGCCGCGAGGTGCTCGACTCCTTCCTCCGCACCCGCGCCGCGGACGCCGGCGCCACCCTCGTCCCGGGCCTCGTCACCTCGCTCTCCCTCCCTGCGGGCCCCACCGACCCGTACCTCGTCCACTACATCTCGTCCGGCGATGGCCCCTCGCCCACTCGGAGCGTCCTTGAGGTCGACGCCGTCGTGGGCGCGGACGGCGCGAACAGCCGGGTCGCCCGGGAGGTCGGCGCGGGCGACTACTCGACGGCCATCGCGTTCCAGGAGCGCATCCGGCTCCCCGACAAGGCCATGGAGTACTACGACGACCTCGCGGAGATGTACGTGGGCGGGGACGTGTCCCCGGACTTCTACGGCTGGGTGTTCCCCAAGTGCGACCACGTGGCCGTCGGGACCGGCACCGTGGCCGCCAAGCCGGAGATCAAGAAGCTACAGTCGGGCATCCGGGCGCGGGCGGGCCCCAAGATCGCCGGGGGGCGCGTGATCAAGGTGGAGGCGCACCCGATCCCGGAGCACCCGCGGCCACGGCGCGTGGTGGGGCGCGTGGCCCTGGTGGGCGACGCGGCGGGGTACGTGACCCGGTGCTCCGGCGAGGGCATCTACTTCGCGGCCAAGTCCGGGCGGCTGTGCGGGCAGGCGATGGCCAAGGAGTGGCGGCTGACGGGCGCGGTGACGGAGGGCGGGATCAGGCGCGGGTACCTGCGGCGGTGGGACGACGAGTTCCTGCTGACGTTCCGGTTCCTGGACCTGCTGCAGCGCGTGTTCTACGGCGACAACGCCGGGCGCGAGGCGCTGGTGGAGATGTGCGCGGACGAGCACGTGCAGCGCCGGACGTTCGACTGCTACCTGCACAAGCGGATGGCGCCCGGCGAGCCCTGGGCCGACCTCCAGCTGCTGTGGCGCACCGCCGGCAGCATGGTGCGATGCAGCGTCCTCGGCAAGGAGGTCCAGCGCCTCCGCCGGCTCGAGCTGCTGCAGGCTTAGAGACAGGAAATCCCTTCCCTTCTCTTTCTGCAAGCAATGGGTACCGATGCTGTACTGAATAATGAGGTGAACCATGAGCTGTGCAATTTCTGCTTTTGCGATATGTGATGCAAGTTTGACACCATTTTGGAATTTTATGAAATGCCACCATGCATTGCATTGAGCTGAGCACCATTTGATCTGCCGCCAACACAACCCTTCCAGCACGCCTCAACACACCAACAAAACACCATTAATCTAAGGAAGCCACACGAAGAAGATTATTCGAACCACTGCAAAAAAAAAGGACGAAACGATGGACCACACACTCTTTAGAGCATCTCCGGTAGATGGTCTAAATGTGGCTGTCTGAAATTTCATATAGACAATGGTCTAAAAAGATTGTCAAGCAAATGGTCTATATATAGGATGTTTATATTCTCTCTCCCATTTTTTTGCAATATCTTATAACGATTGAAACTGTGTTACAAAATATAGACAATACAAAGCAAAAACGCGCGAAAcaacttgtggttggatggttaggaggatagcccaccagggttcaagtactAGACTTAGACTTGACATTTGAATTTATTTCAGACTTTTCGACGATGGTTTAGTCTCTCTAAGGTGCTCATAGGTATAGGGACAAGGACAACTGATCAAATGTATTGTCCTATAGACAATCTGCTGAAGAGCGTTTTTCACCTCATATTGTCTTTATCTCATAAACAACCCGTTTGTAcgagctattggagatgctctaacacgcTGTCCAGATCCATGGAACCACGGCCTCACTAGCCTGCCACAAGTGTTCGAGCGCACATCGTCAGGTGGGACTGAGGCCTGAGAGATTTATTCCAGATCATCCAGTCAAGTGGCATCCAATTCCAGCAGTATATAACCCCCATTTCATAATATGATCTGGAATGCAATTTCACCATGACAATTGACATGCACATGATACATCAGTACAAGGCACAAAAGCATATTTAGATCATGGAATAGCAGTACACAATTTGTCCAAACTCATTTTATTCTAGGTCTTGAAGAAGGACAAACAAATACTTCAATTCTCATCGACATACAAAAAAAACAGAAATACCCTCCTCTCCCTAAACTGCATTTCCTTATTTCCGTTTCATCGCCTGATGGTGCACAAGGCCATGCAGCTCAAGCTGAAAGAGAAACAAACTACAAAAGAGGTGGTGCCCAAAATGAAGCTAAGAATCATTCATCGGCGAATCTAAAGCTTTCGGCATACAAGACCGGTATTACAGTAACAGCAGTGCTGTGGTAAACACCCTGTAGAACAAGGGTGTATTATGCTCAGGGTGTACCTGTTAGAGGACGGTATCCAAGCTCTCCATTGTATTTCATAGATCTGTCTATAAAACATAGGGATAAACTTTCTGGAGAGCTTATGAGGTCAATCTATGTTTCCACTCGAATAAATATCAGGTAAGGTGAATGTTTGTACTAACGCTAGCTAAAGCCACGCCGCCACTAAGAAAAACAACTAATTGCCCTGCTTGATTCTAATGCCTCGATCTTCAGCAGGCAGCAAGGTATACAAAAACCACTGTAAGTTAGGACCAACTTGTAAGGGAACATCAAGTATGTGCCTATCTAAACTCTATAATATGGCCTGGGAAAGTGAGATTCATCGAAAATTGGAGCATGTAAAGGGGTAGCATGCCAGCTCCCCGAGCCTTAAGGTTGTGCAACGCTATTTTCCTAGCTTGTTTTCTCCTGATTTTCTTGCATTATTTTTTCCAGTTCCTTTTGCCCAGTAGATATCAGGATCTTCATTGTGTCGAATGCGGTGAGTTTAATGCTGCATGACATAACAAACTTGTGAGAGAACATAATTTTTACGGCAAGTTAAAACATGATGCTAGCTATCAGTGTTGCCGTAATTCAAATTAAATATTTTCAGACATGGTAATAAAAGTAGCACCTGCTATTTGGTAGATTTTTCAACGCGTTTGGCACAAAACCTCTGTATAGCCCAACTAGACCATCACGCTCCACAATGCCTGCATTTCGCATTAAAAAACTCAAAAATGCTTCAATTTGGTCAATAATGAACAAGATCAAGCTGCTAATGAGTACATAGAATGGTTAAAAGTGGCAAATAACATTGTACACACTGAGGTGGCTATGTAGAACTAAGCAAAAGATGCTGCATTACTATGCCGCATATGCAAGGGTAGCGAAATTCACTCGGCTACCTGGAATGGCATCGAAAATTGTATTATATGGTGTGCCTTTCATTTGCATCTGCCTCCTAACAGTGTCCAACGGATAGCACATCAAGGTTGCAAATGTTGCTGAAAGAAGAGCAGTTGCTAGAGAAGTCTCTGGTCTACTCTTGTACTTCTCCGGTACGGATTTCTTCATTCTTCGATACAGAAACGATGATTTGGATATATAAAAACGTGAGACAAATATTGAAATCTGAGACCATTTTATATACCATACACTATGAAGAATTGAAGATACAGTAGAAAGGATCTCACAGGTCAAAAACACAGAAGTTTACAGCAATGTAAGGTGCAATTCCT contains:
- the LOC119275794 gene encoding geranylgeranyl diphosphate reductase, chloroplastic-like, whose protein sequence is MATMAAAVCHSPARLSISCSYSSSHSAPACPLRVAVVGGGPAGASAAEALASAGAHAFLLERSPAGAKPCGGAIPLCMLDEFAIPLGLVDRRVTRMRVLSPSNLAADFGRSLPPGAHIPMLRREVLDSFLRTRAADAGATLVPGLVTSLSLPAGPTDPYLVHYISSGDGPSPTRSVLEVDAVVGADGANSRVAREVGAGDYSTAIAFQERIRLPDKAMEYYDDLAEMYVGGDVSPDFYGWVFPKCDHVAVGTGTVAAKPEIKKLQSGIRARAGPKIAGGRVIKVEAHPIPEHPRPRRVVGRVALVGDAAGYVTRCSGEGIYFAAKSGRLCGQAMAKEWRLTGAVTEGGIRRGYLRRWDDEFLLTFRFLDLLQRVFYGDNAGREALVEMCADEHVQRRTFDCYLHKRMAPGEPWADLQLLWRTAGSMVRCSVLGKEVQRLRRLELLQA